From one Armatimonadota bacterium genomic stretch:
- a CDS encoding ABC transporter ATP-binding protein, with product MLEVRDLTTGYGDLTVLRGVSLEVRPQTVTVLIGPNGAGKTTLLRAIVGLLRPRGSAPAVLWRGRRIDRLRPDEIVRLGIAVSPEGARVFPEMTVRDNLLVAAAVARARAQQAQRLREVFDLFPRLAERQGQLARTLSGGERQMLSLGRALMTAPELLTLDEPSLGLQPTLVRAIMETVRRIHAQGVTVLLIEQNVHASLPLAHQGYVMEHGRIVRSGTGAELLDDPHVRVSYLGL from the coding sequence GTGCTGGAGGTACGCGACCTGACCACGGGCTACGGGGACCTGACGGTGCTGCGCGGCGTCTCCCTGGAGGTGCGGCCGCAGACGGTCACGGTGCTCATCGGGCCCAACGGCGCCGGCAAGACGACGCTGCTGCGCGCCATCGTGGGGCTGCTGCGGCCACGCGGTTCCGCTCCGGCGGTGCTGTGGCGCGGGCGACGCATCGACCGGCTGCGCCCCGACGAGATCGTGCGCCTGGGGATTGCCGTGAGCCCCGAGGGTGCCCGCGTCTTCCCGGAGATGACGGTGCGGGACAACCTGCTCGTCGCCGCCGCCGTGGCGCGGGCCCGGGCGCAGCAGGCGCAGCGCCTGCGCGAGGTCTTCGACCTCTTCCCGCGCCTGGCCGAGCGCCAGGGGCAGCTCGCCCGCACCCTCAGCGGCGGGGAGCGGCAGATGCTCTCGCTGGGGCGGGCCCTGATGACCGCCCCCGAGCTGCTCACCCTCGACGAGCCGTCCCTGGGGCTGCAGCCCACCCTGGTGCGCGCCATCATGGAGACGGTCCGGCGGATCCACGCCCAGGGGGTGACGGTGCTGCTCATCGAGCAGAACGTCCACGCCTCCCTGCCGCTCGCCCACCAGGGCTACGTCATGGAGCACGGGCGGATCGTGCGTTCCGGCACCGGCGCCGAGCTGCTCGACGACCCCCACGTGCGCGTCTCCTACCTGGGCCTGTGA
- a CDS encoding ABC transporter ATP-binding protein yields the protein MSLLECRDVTRTFGALVAVDRVSLSVDEGEVVAVIGPNGAGKTTLFNMIAGLLPPTGGTIRFQGRPITGLPAHRVCRLGIVKTFQIPQPLLGLRAWENVAVGAMYGRGLGVREARAEAVRCLELVGLAKPDAPAASLTTAERRRLDLARALATGARLILLDENLAGLTVAEAAEMVEVLRQVRARGRTLLLIEHVMRTVVTLAERVVVLTHGRKLADGPPARVMRDEQVVKAYLGEAFA from the coding sequence ATGAGCCTGCTGGAGTGCCGGGACGTCACGCGCACCTTCGGCGCGCTGGTGGCCGTGGACCGCGTCTCCCTCAGTGTGGACGAGGGTGAGGTGGTGGCCGTCATCGGGCCCAACGGCGCCGGCAAGACGACGCTGTTCAACATGATCGCCGGCCTCCTCCCCCCGACCGGTGGGACGATCCGCTTCCAGGGTCGCCCCATCACGGGGCTGCCCGCCCACCGCGTCTGCCGCCTGGGCATCGTGAAGACCTTCCAGATCCCCCAGCCGCTGCTGGGGCTGCGCGCCTGGGAGAATGTGGCCGTGGGGGCGATGTACGGCCGGGGCCTGGGGGTACGGGAGGCCCGCGCCGAGGCGGTCCGCTGCCTGGAGCTGGTCGGGCTGGCCAAACCGGACGCCCCCGCCGCCAGCCTCACTACCGCCGAACGCCGGCGGCTCGACCTGGCGCGCGCCCTGGCCACCGGAGCGCGCCTGATCCTCCTGGACGAGAACCTGGCCGGGCTGACGGTGGCGGAGGCGGCCGAGATGGTGGAGGTGCTGCGGCAGGTGCGGGCCCGGGGACGGACGTTGCTGCTCATCGAACACGTCATGCGCACCGTGGTGACGCTCGCCGAGCGGGTCGTGGTCCTCACGCACGGGCGCAAGCTGGCCGACGGCCCGCCGGCCCGGGTCATGCGCGACGAGCAGGTGGTGAAGGCCTACCTGGGGGAGGCCTTCGCCTGA